In Candidatus Margulisiibacteriota bacterium, the sequence GCCTACAACACTGAAGGCGATAAATCGCAGATAGTTCATTTTTCCAAGTCCTGCTACGAAGGGGGCGAAGGTCCTGACAATGGGGACAAAACGGGCAATGATGATTGTTTTCCCGCCATATTTATTGTAGAAGCCATGAGTTTTATCAATGTAAGCCTTTTTCAAGAACCTTGCGTCTTCCTTGAAAAACAGCTGGCTCCCAAAGAAACGTCCAACCCAGTAGTTTACCTGATCTCCGATAAGCGGAGCGCAGAAAAGTAATACGAGCAATATCTTAATATTTAATGCTCCGGTTGCTGCCATAGCGCCGGCGGCAAAAAGCAGTGAATCTCCCGGAAGTAGCGGTGTGATAACGAGACCGGTTTCACAGAAGATTATCAGGAATAAAATTATATATGTTAGGCTGCCGTAAGTTTGGATAACCATGCTCAGATGTTTATCAAGATGCAAAAACAGATCAACAAAATTATTTATTAGTTCCATAATACTTCCTTTAAACTCATTCATAGTAGTGGACCAGATCATTCGAGTTTTCTATCGGGTGCCTTTTGATTAATAGCATTCGAGTGTCAGCATCGTCAATCATTATTTTGTAATTTCTCAGGGCGTAAGAGAGGCTACTCACCTGGATTGCTTGTTTTCCCGCAGGGCTGTTAATGCCAGCTGATAATGAACATTATTTCGATTGCTATGCCTGATTATATCTTCGAAATTATTTTCAGAAGCATTTTTAAACGATTGGCATTCAGCTATTAATTCTTGGACTTTTGCATGATTGAGCGTATCTGTTTCCTTGTAAATCCTCAAGGCCTTCCGATAGAGATCAATGGTTTACGACGGATTTTCCCCGCCCGGAATAAAAATATAGGGCCCGGTACGATGCGTACCGGGCCCTAACTATCAGGTTTTTTTTAATCAAGCGGATTAAAAGTTACAGGTTAATTGTGCTGTAATTATCCTTCTTCTAATTGGCGAAGGAATACTGCTTGTGTTGTCTGGTAGGACCGGACCATCATAAGCCTTTAAATCAAATATATTCGTTGCACCAAGAGATAATGACCATTTGTCATTAAATTTCGGTGTAGTACTGAGGTTTACGTCAACCAGGCTATAGCCATTGTTTTTGGCGAAATTGTTGTCTGCGAATTCTACCCAGGGCCCTTTAAAGATATTATGGATATAGAAATTATACTTGTCTTCAATTAATAGCATATTCATCCCGACTTTAAACTGATGCTTAACCGTTCCTGGTAAACTGTCATACATTTTCCCAACTGGCCCGTCATTAGTATCTTCATATTGTTCCTGACTACCATTTACGTATCCATAGGATGCAAAGAGCTTAATCCAATTATTAACCTTGCCCGTCGCATTAGC encodes:
- a CDS encoding DedA family protein; its protein translation is MELINNFVDLFLHLDKHLSMVIQTYGSLTYIILFLIIFCETGLVITPLLPGDSLLFAAGAMAATGALNIKILLVLLFCAPLIGDQVNYWVGRFFGSQLFFKEDARFLKKAYIDKTHGFYNKYGGKTIIIARFVPIVRTFAPFVAGLGKMNYLRFIAFSVVGALMWVGAFVLVGFFFGNIPIVKNNFTLAIMAIIGISLLPAIFEYVRQKTLIKKTIARKQAAQVKEL